The genomic DNA CGATGCGGGGGTGGGCGGCGCGTAGGTCGGCCGCTGCGGACCGGATCGAGTCCAAGGACGTCAGGTCGAGCGCCTGAACGGTGACGTCGCCGGCGATGCGGGCAGCGGCCTGCTTCCCCTTGTCGACGTCTCGGACGGCCAGGACCACCGTCGCACCGCGGGCGGCGAGTATCCGCGCGGTTTCGAACCCCAGGCCGGTGTTGGCGCCGGTCACGACCGCCACCCGCCCGTGCTGGTCGGGGATGTGCTGCTCGGTCCAAGTGGTGCTACTCATGACGTTCTCCTCGTTTAGGAACTGCCGGTCTGTTATGGAACTCACGCTATGAGACCGGAGGTTCGTTGTCAAGGGACCGGCGGTCTCTTTGGGCTAGGATGCGTACATGACGTTTCAGCGGGCGCGCAACGAGGAGCAGCGGGAGATCCGCCGCCGGGCGATCCTGGACACCGCGACGGCGATGCTCGACGAGATGCCCATGGCCGAGGTGAGCCTCAATGAACTCAGTCGGCGGGTGGGCTTGGCAAAGTCGAATGTGCTGCGGTACTTCGAGTCACGCGAGGCGGTGCTGCTCGAACTGCTCGATGCCTTCCTCGAGCGCTGGCTCGCCGAACTGGCAGACGAACTGGCCGCGGGCGTCGAGGCGCAGGCGGCGCCGGACGTGCGAGCAGATCAGCTGGCTCGAATACTGAGCCGGTCGTTGGCGGAGCGGGTTGTGCTGTGCGACCTGTTGGGCGGGCAGGGAGGCGTTCTCGAGCACAATGTCTCGACGGACGTGATCAAGCAGCACAAGCGCGCCTCCCTCGCGCGACTTGAAACCATGGCCGGCCTCGTGCGGCGCCACCTGCCGGAGATCGGCGACGGCGCACAGCTGTTTTGCTTGATGAGCCTGGTCTCCGCAGGTGCCCTCTCGACGTACGTCCCACCACCGCCCAGCCTCGTCGCTGCCTGCGCCGACGAACCCGCCCTCGCCGTGTTCCAGATGGATCTGTGCGACGCCCTGCAATACTCGTTCACCGCAGGGCTTTTGGGCGTCCTGCCACGCAGATGAATACACGCGCGATTGGCCACCCTATCCGTGGCTGTTGAGTCATGCCCCAATCCGCCAGGCGCCCGCAACAACACGAGGCTGACCGAGTTCTCTCCAGCGGAGCGGATCTGACGCATCACGGGCCGGCCCGCAGGCGCATCGGCGGTGACCCCTAACGAGCGGGGCTGACGCCGCGTTCGAAGGTTCTGATGATCAGTGGGGCAACGGTGTGCCGCGGCAGAGCACCGGCTATCGCTCGTTCACAGCCGCGCAGGATCAACGCATAGAGCGCGTGCCAGATCCAGGTCGGGTCGAGATCAGAGTCGAACACGCCTTCGTGTTGTCCCCGTGTGATCAAGTTGATCACCACCTCGTCGTTCGGGGACTGAACCGGCGGGATGTCGCGGAGCACCGCCGGGTCGCCGAAGATGAAGACCAGCCGGTCGGCGATGGAGACGCCGGCGGTGATGAAGCGCCGCATCGCGTCGAGGGCGGGTCCGTCTTCGGTGGCGGCTTCGTTCACCGCTTCCGTGAGCACGCGGATCGAGTCCAGCGTCGCCTCGTGGATCAGCGTCTCGCGGTCGGCGAAGTAGCGGTGCAGCGTGGTGCGGCCGACCCCGGCGGCGGCGGCGATCTCCGGCATGGTGGCCGTCCGGTTCGCCGCCAGAGCAGACGCCGTGGCAGCGAGGATCGCGGCCCGGGTGCGCGCTTGCACCCCCGAGAGGTTGTTGGTCGAGACAGACACAACGCGATCTTAATCCCCCGGAATAGAACGTGACTGTTCTGCTATTGAACGTGTACGTTCATATGGTGGCACGCCGACTTACGTCGGGTCCGTCAACGAACTATCCGGCCGGCGAACTCGATCGGATTGTCGAGCCCTCGCAGCGACGAGCGAAGGCGTTGTCTCTAGGAGGAATTGGTCATGAACAACACATGGGACTGCATCGTCGTTGGTGGCGGAGCGGCTGGCTTGAGCGCGGGTCTGGTGCTGGGCCGGGCACGGCGGCGCACGCTGCTGGTGGACGGGGGTCAGCAGAGCAACCGGGCCGCCCACGGCATCGGCGGGTTGTTGGGTCACGATGGCCGAGCGCCGGGCGAGCTTTACGAGGTCGGGCGCCAGGAGCTTTCCGCCTACCCGTCGGTCGAGCTGCGCACCGGCGAGGTGGTGGCGGGTCGGCGTGCCGGCGCCGTGTTCGAGCTCGAACTTCGTGGTGGTCGGAGCGAACGCACGCGCACGGTGTTGCTCGCGACGGGCGTTGAGTACCGACCGCCAGGACTGCCTGGGCTGGCGGAGTTGTGGGGCCGGTCGGTGTTTCACTGCCCGTTCTGCCACGGCTGGGAAGTTCGTGATCGACCCTTGGCGGTGTTGGTCAACGGCAAACGGGCGGTACATCCGTCACTACTCCTCAAAGGATGGAGCGACGACGTGGTCCTCTTGACGGGAGGGCCCGCAGATCTCGATGACGACACCCGATTCCGCTTGGCCGCAGCACACGTACCCATCGACGAGCGTCCCATCGCCGAACTCGCCTCATCCAACGGCGAATTGGAAGCCGTCGTGTTCGCCGACGGGACTCGGTTGCCACGCGGCGGGCTGCTCGTAGCAACGACACTGCATCAACGTTCGCAGCTGGCGGAGCAGCTCGGGGTCGGAATCGGAGAGCCGGGGCCGGCGGCGGCGGGTCCCATCGCCGTCGATGCGCTCGGCCGGACCACAGTTCCTGGCATCTTCGCCGCCGGCGACGACACCATTGCTCAGATGTCGCAGGTGGCCTCTGCGATCGCATCAGGGTCGCTTGCGGCGACCTCGGTCGTGCAGAGTCTGTTGGCCGAGGACGTTGGCCTGCCGGTACCGGAATGGACAGTGCCATCCGCAGCGGGGAGCTAGTCGTCGGTTCGAGCGCGCTGTTTCACCACCGTATCGACAGAAACGAGAACGCGGCTGTTGTGCGCGCCGAATATCAGCGGTCGAAGCCGATCGACTCAGCCACTGCGCGCTGATCCTCCAAGGCAGCCAAGCGGCCAGTCAGTGCCGTGTGTACGGCGTCGTAGGAATCACCGCCGAGGGTCAGACGCAGCGGCGGGTCGGTCTGACGGGTGGTTTGAAAAACCGCGGCGGCGATCTTATCCGGGTCGCCGCTCAGAGCGTTCGCGTCGGCGTCCCGAAGCTGGCGTCTGACCTGATCCACCGCAGTGCCGCGATAAACGCCCAATTCCGAGGCGAATGTCAGATTGTCCTTGAAACCCGTTCGCGTACCGCCAGGTTCGACCAACGTCAGATGGATGTCGAATCCGGACACCTCCTGACTGACGCTCTCGGTGAACCCCTCGAGACCCCACTTCGCGGCGTGGTAGGAGCTGTGGGTGGGAATGGCGACCTGACCCCCCATGCTGGAGATCTGGATGATCCGGCCGCCACCTTGCTCGCGCATCGGCGCCAGGAGGGCGCGCGTGATGAGCAGCGGCGCCATCAGCATGACGTCCAGTTGCCCTCGGATCTGCTCCACGCTCATCTCTTCCGCCGCGCCGACTACGGCGAAGCCGGCGTTGTTGACCGCCACGTCGACCGGGTCCGCGTCGATCAGCCGGTGGATCACCGCATCGACGTCGTCGAGCCGGGTGAGGTCGAGAACCTCCTCGCTGAGGCGACCGCCGTACTCCTCGATCAGGTCGCTCAGCGCGCCGGCTCGGCGCACGGTCGCGGTGACCCGATCTCCCTGTCGTAACACGTGTTCGACGAGACGGCGACCCAGACCACCTGACCCTCCGGTGACAAGCCAGTGACGCACGGCCTTGTCGGCGATTCCCGGCATCAGTACTCCTCGAGTGTATTTCGTCCAAGGTTGGACGTGGCGAATTCGGCTATGAGGGAACTCATCTCGTTGACTCCCCGGAGCGGTCGACGTTGCTGGCACATCGAGTTTGCATCATTGCGGTCGGGGTGCCGTGGTCGCGACGATGACGCTGTTGATGACGATCGCGGTCATCGTGCGTGTCACTGCCTCACCGGCCGCCGCTGCGCCGAAGTTGCCGCGCCCGAGTTCCTCCGCGCGGGCGATGACAGCGGAGTTCCAGGGAATCTCCGGATGGAATTGCGGCAGTGCGCCGCTTCCCCAGAGCAGGGCGGCAAGTGCGGCGACACGCGGTGTGGGCGCGGCATCTTCGACGAGCACCGCGCGGACATCCTTCATGAGGTCGGCGCGTCGCTTGGTTCCGCCGTCGATCAGGGCTGTGATCGTGAACAGGCCCAGTGCCTTGCGCTTCTCCTCTCGGACATCGCCGCGAGCGATCAGACGCTCCAATACGGGCCGCCGCAGCGTCGGACCGATCGCGGCAAGCGTGGCCTGAACTGCGCGCGGTCTTTCGGACACGTACTCCCAGGCCGAGTGGAACAGTTCGTTCGACGGCCGGTTCCGTTCTCTCGCAACCACGGTCACGGTGCCATTGCGTTCCGTCGTGGCCTCGACGTGCTCGCCGAGTGCCATCTCGGCGAGCACCGCTGCGCCGAGTACGTAGTACAGGGTGGTCTCCCCGGCGATGGTTCCCGACTCCGGTTGGAATAGTAGGAGAAGTAGGTCCTCGGCCAAGGTGGGCGGTTTCGATCGTGCTGGCGAGTGGGTGGTGTCGGTCACCTGTCCGGCGCTCCTTTCGGGTGTCAGAACTGGCTGACGCCACCGTCGACGTAGACCTCTGAGCCCGTCATGTAGGAACTCCCATCGGAGGCGAGGAAGGTGATGACATTGCCGATCTCCTCTGGGCGCGCACGGCGCTTCATGGGCACGGTGGAGGTCAACTCGGCCAACGCGTCGTCGGCCTCGGTGAAGAGGTCGGCTAGGCCCGGTGTCTCGGTGAGACCCGGAGCGACGACGTTGACTCGGATCTTGCGGTTGACCAGTTCTGCGGCCCAGCTGCGGGCGAGCGACCGGATCGCGGCCTTGGACGCGGCATAGACGCTCGCCCCGGGAGCCGCCTTGACGTCGCCGTTGGAGCCGCACAGGATGATCGACGCGCCCTCGCTCAGCAGTGGAAGGGCGGCCTGTACGGCGAAGATCACCCCGCCGACGTTTGTGTCGAAGATCTTCCTGTGGTGCTCCCACGTGAGCGTGCCCAACGTCGCGAACTCGTTGATTCCCGCATTGGCGAAGACGATGTCGAGCCGGCGTCCCGTGGCCTCGATGGTGGCTGCGACGCGGTCGAGATCGGCCTGCTCGGTCACGTCGGCGCGAATGGCCTCGGCCTGAGCTGGGCCGATGCCGGAAACGGCGTCGTCGAGGGCGTCTTGGCGACGACCGACCAGGAAGACGTAGGCCCCTTGCTGCGCGAGCGCCCGTGCTGCGGCGAGGCCGATCCCGGATGTGGCTCCGGTGACGAGTGCGGTCTTTCCGGTCAAGTCCGACATGAAGTCCTCCAGTTTTGTACCAATCGGTTGCAGGTCGACCATATCAGTTTTGTACCGTTTGGTAGGAAGGCCTGAGATGCGGGGATAAGATGTTCGGCATGGGCGCAGAACAACGGCACGCGGGAGGCCGGCCGCGTTCGTTCGACGAGGGGCAGGCGCTCGACGAAGCCCTCGACGTCTTCTGGCGTCTCGGTTACGAGGGCGCGTCTCTGGCCGAACTCACCCAGGCGATGGGCATCAACAAGCCGAGTATGTATGCCGTGTTCGGCAGTAAAGAACAGCTCTTCGTCCGTGCCCTGGGGCGTTACAGCCAGCGCTATCACGACCATCTGCGTCAGGTGCTATCGAAACCCCGCGCCTACGACATCCTCGAGTCCTATTTGCGCGACACCGCCAAGGCCGTGCGTGCCGGGAATGCGCTGGGGTGTCTCTCCATTCAAGGCGGCATATCCTGCGGGCCGAACAACGCGCGCATACCGCAGCTGCTCGCCGAGTATCGCCACGGGATCGAAGTAGCCATCGCCAAAGCCCTTGCGGGAGCTGATGATGCGCCACACAACGACACCGAGGCGCTGGCGGGATTCGCGGTAACGATCGGAAAAGGGCTCGCGGTCGACGCCGCAGCAGGGGTAGAGCAGGCCAGGCTCGACGCCGCCGTCGACGTGGCTCTTGCCGGCCTGGCGATGTTGCTGGGCTCGAGTCTGCGAACCGACGACGCCGACGGCCGCTCACGCGAACGAACTGCGACCACGTTGTGACACTGAAGATCCGTCTAGTCGTGGGTACGACGAGAAGCTTCGGTGCTCAACCGATCTCAGGTGGCGCGGCCGTCGTCGCGAAGCAGGGCGACGTCGGAGACCAGTCGGATGTGCTCGGCCATGGCTCGTCCGGCCGCGGTGGCGTCTTGCCGGCGCACGGCTTCTGCGATTCGTCGGTGACCCTCCAACGAGGCGCGTGGCCGTTCCGACTGCGACAGTGACTCGATCCGCGTCTCGCGCACCAGTTCCGAGATCTCACCCATCAAGCGCGCGAGCAGGGGTGAGTGGGCAGCAGCGGTGATCGCCTGATGGAAGTGTTCGTCGCCGGACACCCCGCGCTCACCTTCGGTGATCTCCATCTCCATGATCGCCAGGGCGTCGTCGATGGCGGCCATCTCCTCGTCACTGCGGCGGTCGGCCGCCAGTTCGGCCAACTTCACCTCGAGCGCTTCGCGTGCCTCGATCACCTCGGGCAGCCGATCGGCGTGTTCGCGCAGGGCCCGGATCGCCGAGTCGCCGACCGGGCGCCGGACGAGCACCGCGCCGTCGCCGTGTCGCACAGCCAGGATGCCCTGCACCTCTAGGGCGACCAGGGCTTGGCTGAGCGACGCGCGGCTCACGCCCAACTGAGCGGCCAACTCGCGCTCGGGCGGTAGTCGCTCGCCGGCCTTCATGTCACGGGTCGCCATGTGCTCGCAGAGTTGTTCGACGATGACTTCGTAGAGCCTGGGACGGGTCACGGGGCGAATTTGCTCAGCCACTGTGTCACTCACTCTCTGTTCCTCTATGCCACACACTAGCTTGGTCACCGGGATGATCACGACCACAAAGCACGGTTGACAGTGACGCAGTTCACTGATTCACTGCCTAGTGACCCAGTGGCTAGGCCAATTAGCCGCACGTAGACGTGGAGAGCGATATGCCTACCGAAGTAATCCCGATTTTGGCGTTGGTGATCATGTTCATCGCCGCGACAGTGCTGCCGGTGAACATGGGCGCACTCGGTTTCGTCGCCGCGTTCTTCGTGGGAACCATCGCCGTGGGGATGGACGCCGACCAGATCATCGGCGGCTTCCCCAGCAGCCTGTTCCTCACCCTGGTCGGCATCACATACCTCTTCGCGATCGCGCAGAACAACGGAACGGTCGACCTCCTGGTCCGCGGGGCCGTTCGGCTGGTCGGTGGCCGGGTGGCGTTGATCCCCTGGGTGATGTTCGGCATCACGGGCGTCCTGACGTCGATCGGAGCCCTAGGGCCGGCCGCGGTCGCGATCGTGGCGCCGATTGCCCTTGGGTTCGCGTCGAGGTACAAGATCAATGCGCTGCTGATGGGCATGATGGTCATTCACGGCGCGCAGGCCGGCGGCTTCTCGCCGATCAGCATCTATGGCGTCACGGTGAACACGATCGCGGCCGACGCAGGCCTGGAGAACAGCCCGTTGACCCTGTTCCTCGGCAGCTTGTTCTTCAACGCCGCGATCGGTGTTCTGCTCTTCGTGTTCCTCGGCGGACGGTCGCTCATCGGACGCAGCGTTCACGACGCCGATGGGCTGCGACCCGACGACGACACCGGCTCGGTCGGAGGCGGCAAAACGCCCACCACCGTCATGCGAGGCTTCGGTACGACCACCACCAAGGCCAAGTCGCAGGCCGTCACGGTCGAGAAGGCGCCGCCGCTGGCAGTCGCCGTCAAGGCGATCACCTTCGATCAGATCCTGACCTTTATTGGGCTGGCCTCGCTCGCGGTGTTCGCCCTCATCCTGGATCTCGACGTGGGCTTCGTGTCGATGACGGTAGCGGTCGTCTTGGCGCTGGCCTCACCGAAGGCTCAGAAGGGCGCCATCAACCAGATCAGCTGGTCCACCGTGCTTCTCATCGGCGGCGTGCTGACGTTCGTCGGCGTATTGCAGGAAGCCGGCACCGTCGAGTGGGTCGGCAATGGCGTTGCGGGACTGGGTATTCCGCTGCTGGTGGCGCTGCTGCTGTGCTACATCGGTGCCATCGTCTCCGCATTCGCGTCGTCGACCGCCATCCTCGGCGTCACCATCCCGCTCGCCGTGCCGTTCCTGATGGCCGGCGAGGTCGGCGCCATCGGCGTGATCGTCGCCCTGGCCATTGCGTCGACGATCGTGGACGTGAGCCCGTTCTCCACCAACGGGGCACTGGTGCTGGCCAACGCTCAAGGCATCGACCGAGACGTGTTCTACAGGCAGATCCTCAAGTACAGCGCACTCGTCGTGGTCATCGGGCCGGTCATCGCCTGGGCGCTGCTGGTGTTGCCCGGCTGGCTCTGACGCCGGTTCACGGCGGCGGCACGCTCTCCCGCGTGTCGCCGCTTTGGCGTGCCGAAACCGGGTCTGAACGGCGGTTTCACCCCATCCGCAGGACTTGACGGCGATGCGCCGACCATCCACAATTGGCTAGGCCACTAGGACACCAATCCAACCCGGAGGACCGTCATGCCACTCAATTCAGGAAGAACCGGTCCGCTGGTCGGCACCGTCATCGTCGATCTGACGCGCGCGCTCGCCGGCCCGCACGCCGCCATGATGCTCGGCGACCTCGGGGCGGACGTGATCAAGGTGGAGAGTCCCAAGGGGGGTGACGACACCCGATCCTGGGGCCCGCCCTTCGTCCAGCCGGCCGATGCCGAACGTGAATCCACCTACTTCCTGTCGGCGAACCGCAACAAGCGGTCGATCGCGCTAGACCTCAAGACAGACGAGGGCAGGCAGGCACTCGAGGACATGGTGTGCAGGGCGGACGTCTTGCTCGAGAACTTCCGAACCGGGGTGCTGGACCGGCTGGGATTCTCGACCCGGCGGCTGGCCGAACTCAACCCGCGGCTCGTCGTGCTGTCCATCAGTGGATTCGGCCACGATGGACCCGAAGGTGGCCGGTCGGGGTACGACCAGATAGCCCAGGGAGAAGCAGGCCTCATGTCGTTCACCGGCTCGGGGCCCGATGACGTTCAACGCGTTGGCGTTCCGATCGCGGACCTGCTCGCCGGCATGTACGGGGCATTCGGCGTCCTCGCTGCGCTGAGGGAGCGCGACCGCACCGGGAGGGGCAAGGTGGTGCGCACCTCGTTGTTGGCAAGTGTCGTCGGCGTACACGCCTTCCAGGGCACGAAGTGGACCGTCGCCGGTGAGGTCGGAGAGGCGCAGGGCAACCATCATCCCTCGATCTGCCCATACGGACTGTTCCCGACCGCCGACGGCGCCGTGCAGATCTCGGTGGGTAGCGAGGGTCTGTGGCACCGGTTCTGCGAGGGCTTCGGCATCGATCCCGACCACGAGGGCATGGCCACCAATCCGCAGCGGGTCGACAACCGGTTGGGCGTCATCGAACTGGTCTCCGAACTGTTTCGCGCTTGGGACACCGAGCGATTGCTGAAGCACCTCGACGAGGTGGGCGTGCCCGCGGGGAAGGTGCGCAACGTCCAAGAGGTATACGAGTGGGAGCAGACCAAGTCCCAAGGGCTGCTCATCGACGTCGAGCATCCGACGCTGGGCCGCGTAACGCTGCCCGGTCCTCCGCTGCGGTTCTTCGACGCAGACGGCACCGAAGTCACGGAGAGACAGCACCTGGCACCGCCAGTCCTCGGAGGCGACGACGAACTGGTCCGCGCGTGGCTGACGGAGGCGGTGTGATGACCCGGTTGAGCGCACGTGAACTGCTCGAGGTCGTCGCCGACGCGGACAGCTTCGAGTGCTGGGACTCACCCGCCGTGGAATATCCCGCCGCGCAGACATACGCCGACGAGTTGGAGGCAGCCCGAACCAAGACCGGCCTCGACGAGTCTGTGCTCACGGGCTCGGTCACCATCCGCGGTCGCCGGGTTGCAATCCTGTTGAGCGAGTTCGCCTTCCTTGCCGGATCGATCGGCGTTGCGGCAGGTGACCGTTTGGTCACCGCGATTCACCGCGCTACCGCGGAGGGGCTGCCGCTCTTGGCGCTGCCCACCTCAGGCGGAACCCGGATGCAGGAGGGCACGGTCGCCTTCCTCCAGATGGTGAAGATCACGGCCGCGATCACCGCGCACAAGGCGGCGCATCTGCCGTACCTCGTCTATCTGCGCCACCCCACGACCGGCGGAGTGTTTGCCTCCTGGGGATCACTCGGCCACCTGACCGTCGCCGAGCCGGCGGCGCTCATCGGCTTCCTGGGCCCGCGGGTCTACGAGGCGCTCTATGACGACGAGTTCCCCCGCGGCGTGCAGACGTCGGAGAATCTCCAGGCGCATGGCCTGATCGACGCCGTGCGACCGCCCGAGCAACTCGGCGAGATCGTGGACCGCGCGCTGCGCATCATGACCGACGCGCCACGCTGCCGTCGGTCGGTGATGGTCACGCCGGAGTGGGACATCGAGGAAGTGCCTGCGTGGACGTCGGTGCTGGCGTCGCGCCGGAGTGACCGTCCCGGCGTCCGGGAGCTGCTGTTCAATGCCGCTGCAGACGTGTTGCCGCTCAACGGAACCGGGCAGGGTGAATCCGACCCGGGTCTGATCTTGGCGTTGGTGCGCTTTGGTGACATGCCGTGCGTGTTGCTGGGTCAGGACCGGCGCGGGCAGACGCCGCTCACCCCGTTGGGTCCCGCCGCGCTACGCGAGGCGCGCCGTGGCATGCGCCTGGCCCAAGACCTGCAGCTGCCGCTGGTCACCGTCATCGACACCGCGGGGGCCGCACTCTCCAAGGACGCCGAGGAAGGTGGGCTGGCGGGCGAGATCGCGCGATGCATCGCCGACATGGTCGACCTCGACACCCCGACAGTGTCATTGCTACTGGGGCAGGGCACCGGGGGAGGTGCGCTGGCACTGGTTCCCGCCGACCGCGTCCTCGCGGCCCAGCATGGGTGGCTCTCGCCGCTCCCGCCGGAGGGTGCGAGCGCAATCGTGCACCGCGACGTCGAGCACGCCGCCGAGATGGCCGACCGGCAGGGAATCCGGTCGGTCGATCTCCGCCGTGCCGGGATCGTCGACCTGATCATCCCCGAACGTCCCGATGCCGCTGAGGAACCGCAGCAATTCTGCGAGCGGGCTGGCGCAGCGCTGCACCGGGAACTTGCCGAACTCATCTCCCAGGACGCGGACATGCGAATGATCGCCCGTGCCAAGCGCTTCAACCGGGTCGGCTACGGCTGCGCCCCGACTGTAGATGCCAATGTCTGAGTCGTGCGGCGCAGCCGCGGGCGGGGGCTGAAGCTCTGCGCCCGGTCCACGAATGAGATGCCCCCACGATCGATGGTCAGTGACCACACCGGTTGATTCGCCGCCGTTACGCTGTAGAGGCCATGCGTTGGACCACTCTCCTCATCGATCACCCGTGGCTTGCGCTGCTCTTTGCAAGTGCCCTGGCTCTCCTGTGGAGGTCGACCCGTTCGCGCATCGCCCTCGTCGCCGCGGTCCTGTGGGTCGCCTATGCCGGGTGGGAGATCGCGGTGTCCGAGGATCGGGCGGACGCCAACGTTCGCATCGACCTGCTCGTCATCTACCCGGTGCTCGCGGTGCTCACCGTGCTCGCCGTGTGGTCCGGCTGGCGGGCAACTCGTCGCCGGTGACGTCGTTGCCCGCGCCGGCCGTCAGCGGCGGATTACGTAGGGAAGTCCGCACTGCGAGAAAGCGTTTCATTCGCCCGGATGTCGACCAGGTTCTGCTCCCACGCTTCGATCACGGCGTCGTATCCACCGTTGCCCAGGACTAGGCGACGGGGCGGCGGATCCTGGGCCATCGCCGCGATCACCGCACGGGCACCGCGGCGCGGATCGCCGGGTTGTACCCCGTCCATCTCGACGAACGTGGCGCGGACCTGTTCCAGCAAGTCGTGATAGACCGGAATCGTCTCCTCGACGGGCTCGTTCGCGAAGCCGGCGTAGGCGTTGGTGCGGAACGCTCCCGGTTCGACCGCCAGCACGGAGATTCCCTGCTCGGCGACCTCATCGCGCAGCGCATCGTTGACGGCTTCGATGGCGTACTTCGTCGCGCTGTAGTAGCCGAATCCCGGCGCCGCCATAAGCCCGGCCACCGAGGACACGTTGACGATCCACCCGTTCCCGCGGGCGCGCATCCCGGGTAGCACCGCGCGTGTCACCGACAGCACCGCGAAGAAGTTCAGCTCGAACATTGCCCGCATCGCGGACTCGTCCATTCCCTCGATCGAGCCGTACCAACCGCGACCGGCGTTGTTGACCAGCACGTCGATACCGGCGAAGTGCTCCTCGGCCTCACGTACCGCACGTTGCACCTGGGCCGCATCGGTAAGTTCCAGCGGCACGACGAGAACGCGGTCGCCGTACTGCTCCGCCCATGCCGCAAGCGCCTCGGGACGCCGGGATGTGAGCGCCACGCGGTCCCCGGTCTCGAGCGCTGCCTCGGCGAACGCCACCCCGAAGTTGCCCGGCGTGCCTCCTGTGATGAACCAGCTCCTGCTCATGGCTCGATCACCAGCCGGCTGATCAGCGCGCCGTCGAGGGTGAAGCGATAGTGCAGATCGGCGACCCCGCCGGGGAAGTTGCCCTCCAGGTGCTGCCCGACGTCGACGCCCGCTTCGGTCGTGTCCGCGCCGGTGAATGTGGAGGTGTAGGTGTACTCGCCGGCCGCGGTGGCCAACCACCCCCCGATCTCGTCGTGTCCCGTGTAGTCGTGGCCTTCGTCGGTCACCACGGCATCCGCGGTGAGTGTGGCCAGCGCTTGGTTCACCTCGAGGGCATCGAGCGCGGTCATGAACGTCTTTATGCTGTCCGGGAGTCCATCCCATTCTGTGGTCATGACTCCACGTTGGAGCTTCCCCTAAGGGGAGAGTCAACCCAATGTTGAGAATTGGTGCCGGTGCTCCTGGCGGCGGGCCGCAATGTTGACCTTGCCCTAGGGGGAAACTCCATGATGGCCTTGCCCGATAACGCGGGCGCGGAATGCATAGGAGGAAGCCATGGGCGCACGAGTCTCGATCGGTGACTTCGCCGTGATGACCAGCCTGAGCAGGAAGGCGCTACGGCACTATCACGACATTGGCATTCTCGAACCAGCCCACATCGACTCCCATACCGGCTACCGCTTCTACGACACCGGCCAGGTCGATTCCGCGCACATCATCCGCCGATTCCGATCTCTGGGCATGTCCATTCCCGACATCAAAGCGCTGCTGAGCACCGACGACGCCGCGGCCCGCACCGAGATCATCACCACCCATCTCGAACAGATGGAGGAGCAGCTGCAACAGACGCGTGACGCCGTTGGCGCGCTGCGCGAGTTACTTGCCCCCGTGCGGACCCCGGCCCACGTGGAGCTGCGACATGAACCTGCGCTCGCCGTGTGGTCGATCGGCGCCACCATCGAGGTGTCCGAGATAGACGGCTGGTTTGGGGCGACGCTGGGGAGACTACGAGACGCGGTGGCAGCGGCAGCAATTGCACCTTCGTGGGTCGTGCCGGGTGGCCTCTACGATCGAGCGTTGTTCCTCGAATCGCGTGGGAGGGCAACGCTCTTCGTTGCAGCGCCGCCCTCCGCGGATCCCCCGGACG from Mycolicibacterium arabiense includes the following:
- a CDS encoding carboxyl transferase domain-containing protein — translated: MTRLSARELLEVVADADSFECWDSPAVEYPAAQTYADELEAARTKTGLDESVLTGSVTIRGRRVAILLSEFAFLAGSIGVAAGDRLVTAIHRATAEGLPLLALPTSGGTRMQEGTVAFLQMVKITAAITAHKAAHLPYLVYLRHPTTGGVFASWGSLGHLTVAEPAALIGFLGPRVYEALYDDEFPRGVQTSENLQAHGLIDAVRPPEQLGEIVDRALRIMTDAPRCRRSVMVTPEWDIEEVPAWTSVLASRRSDRPGVRELLFNAAADVLPLNGTGQGESDPGLILALVRFGDMPCVLLGQDRRGQTPLTPLGPAALREARRGMRLAQDLQLPLVTVIDTAGAALSKDAEEGGLAGEIARCIADMVDLDTPTVSLLLGQGTGGGALALVPADRVLAAQHGWLSPLPPEGASAIVHRDVEHAAEMADRQGIRSVDLRRAGIVDLIIPERPDAAEEPQQFCERAGAALHRELAELISQDADMRMIARAKRFNRVGYGCAPTVDANV
- a CDS encoding SDR family NAD(P)-dependent oxidoreductase encodes the protein MSRSWFITGGTPGNFGVAFAEAALETGDRVALTSRRPEALAAWAEQYGDRVLVVPLELTDAAQVQRAVREAEEHFAGIDVLVNNAGRGWYGSIEGMDESAMRAMFELNFFAVLSVTRAVLPGMRARGNGWIVNVSSVAGLMAAPGFGYYSATKYAIEAVNDALRDEVAEQGISVLAVEPGAFRTNAYAGFANEPVEETIPVYHDLLEQVRATFVEMDGVQPGDPRRGARAVIAAMAQDPPPRRLVLGNGGYDAVIEAWEQNLVDIRANETLSRSADFPT
- a CDS encoding SLC13 family permease codes for the protein MPTEVIPILALVIMFIAATVLPVNMGALGFVAAFFVGTIAVGMDADQIIGGFPSSLFLTLVGITYLFAIAQNNGTVDLLVRGAVRLVGGRVALIPWVMFGITGVLTSIGALGPAAVAIVAPIALGFASRYKINALLMGMMVIHGAQAGGFSPISIYGVTVNTIAADAGLENSPLTLFLGSLFFNAAIGVLLFVFLGGRSLIGRSVHDADGLRPDDDTGSVGGGKTPTTVMRGFGTTTTKAKSQAVTVEKAPPLAVAVKAITFDQILTFIGLASLAVFALILDLDVGFVSMTVAVVLALASPKAQKGAINQISWSTVLLIGGVLTFVGVLQEAGTVEWVGNGVAGLGIPLLVALLLCYIGAIVSAFASSTAILGVTIPLAVPFLMAGEVGAIGVIVALAIASTIVDVSPFSTNGALVLANAQGIDRDVFYRQILKYSALVVVIGPVIAWALLVLPGWL
- a CDS encoding nuclear transport factor 2 family protein; this translates as MTTEWDGLPDSIKTFMTALDALEVNQALATLTADAVVTDEGHDYTGHDEIGGWLATAAGEYTYTSTFTGADTTEAGVDVGQHLEGNFPGGVADLHYRFTLDGALISRLVIEP
- a CDS encoding MerR family transcriptional regulator; its protein translation is MGARVSIGDFAVMTSLSRKALRHYHDIGILEPAHIDSHTGYRFYDTGQVDSAHIIRRFRSLGMSIPDIKALLSTDDAAARTEIITTHLEQMEEQLQQTRDAVGALRELLAPVRTPAHVELRHEPALAVWSIGATIEVSEIDGWFGATLGRLRDAVAAAAIAPSWVVPGGLYDRALFLESRGRATLFVAAPPSADPPDGVRAEVLPQAEFAVLTHSGGHDGIDRSYGALGIHVNEHLISDQGPIREHYIGSTPSDPYGFTATEICWPIFSTTPPRG
- a CDS encoding CaiB/BaiF CoA transferase family protein, which gives rise to MPLNSGRTGPLVGTVIVDLTRALAGPHAAMMLGDLGADVIKVESPKGGDDTRSWGPPFVQPADAERESTYFLSANRNKRSIALDLKTDEGRQALEDMVCRADVLLENFRTGVLDRLGFSTRRLAELNPRLVVLSISGFGHDGPEGGRSGYDQIAQGEAGLMSFTGSGPDDVQRVGVPIADLLAGMYGAFGVLAALRERDRTGRGKVVRTSLLASVVGVHAFQGTKWTVAGEVGEAQGNHHPSICPYGLFPTADGAVQISVGSEGLWHRFCEGFGIDPDHEGMATNPQRVDNRLGVIELVSELFRAWDTERLLKHLDEVGVPAGKVRNVQEVYEWEQTKSQGLLIDVEHPTLGRVTLPGPPLRFFDADGTEVTERQHLAPPVLGGDDELVRAWLTEAV